tcaccaagctgcttgcctattgtcctgtagcccatcccagccttgtgcaggtctacaattttatccctgatgtccttacacagctctctggtcttggccattgtggagaggttggaatctgtttgattgtgtgtggacaggtgtcttttatacaggtaacgagttcaaacaggtgcagttaatacaggtaatgagtggagaacaggagggcttcttaaagaaaaactaacaggtctgtgagagccggaattcttactggttggtaggtgatcaaatacttatgtcatgcaataaaatgcaaattaattatttaaaaatcatacaatgtgattttctggatttttgttttagattccgtctctcacagttgaagtgtacctatgataaaaattacagacctctacatgctttgtaagtaggaaaacctgcaaaatcggcagtgtatcaaatacttgttctccccactgtagatggcCATGTTATTCactgtatttattcctcatgccgctacttattttgatgtatttctttttttaccccttttttctccccaattggtagttagtcttctctcatcgctgcaactcctgtacggactcgggagtcgaaacacaacccaaccaagccgcactgcttcttgacacaatgcctacttaacccggaagccagctacaccaatgtgtcggaggaaacaccatacacctggctatcgtgtcagtgtgcactgcgcccggcccgccacaggagttgctagtgcactatgggacaaggacatccctgccggccaaaccctccccaaacccggacgacgctgggccaattgtgagccgccccatgggtctcccggtcgcggccagctgcgacagagcctggactcgaacccagaatctgtagtgacacagctagctctgcattagaccactgcgccactcaggaggcctcgTGCCACTATTTCTAGTTTATATCTTGTCTTTAACTCTGCACTGTTGGGGTTGCAAACTTAGACTTAAGACCTTTTCAGCTAAATATTttctattaatttgtaaaaatgtctaaaaacattattccactttgacgtgtatgtgtatgccagtgacacaatctactttatatttttttcttcaggctataacacaacaaaatctggAAGAAGTCGAGGGCTGTGAATATATTCTGAAGatacttcatacagtctggatgagagtgtctgctaaattactaaaagtGGTCTGGTCTGACtgaatttttttctctctgtcctaTCTCCAGGTAAGGGAGGAAAGAATCGTAGACGTGGAAAGAATGAGAACGAGTCAGAGAAGAGAGAGCTGGTGTTCAAAGAGGATGGGCAGggtgagtggagggagggagtgagggtgaTGGGGGAGTACAGGGGTCTCTGCCAGGGCTTGTGTGAGGTGCAGGTTTTTGCTCCAGCAAAGCAGTAACATGGCTGATTCAACTAACCAACTCTTTGTTCAAGACATGATTGGTTGATTAGTTGGTGTGTTACTGCTTTGGCTGGAGAAAAAGCCTGCACCTACACCAGCTCTAAAATAAGACTTGTAAAATAACAACTGCCAGTCTCTTCCCTGTGTAGAATACCTCAACTGCTCCTAACAGTGTTCTAGATTGAATGTGCAGCTCCCTTTTGTCCAGGGTTTTGGGTTACAGATAGAACTAGAGCCCTGTTTTAGAGCAGACGTATTGCATTGAGGGTGTAGGCATTCAAACGTAATGATCAGCATGTCTATATTCAGTGGGAGCAGTGTACCCCTCCCTCCTGTGCTGTAGAGTacatagttgaagtcagaagcttagcaaatacatttaaactcagtttttcacaatacctgacattcaatcctagtaaaaaattccctgttttaggtcagttaggatcaccactttattttaagaatgtgaaacatcagaataatagtagagaatgatttatttcagattttatttctttcatcacattcccagtgggtcagaagtttacatacactcaattagtatttggtagcattgcctttacattgtttaacttgggtcaaatgtttcgggtagccttccacaagcttcacacaataagttggtt
This region of Salvelinus alpinus chromosome 8, SLU_Salpinus.1, whole genome shotgun sequence genomic DNA includes:
- the LOC139583496 gene encoding eukaryotic translation initiation factor 1A, X-chromosomal-like isoform X3 translates to MCRRKHHTPGYRVSVHCARPATGVASALWDKDIPAGQTLPKPGRRWANCKGGKNRRRGKNENESEKRELVFKEDGQEYAQVIKMLGNGRLEAMCFDGVKRLCHIRGKLRKKVWINTSDIILVGLRDYQVWVSLSPL